A single Rubrivivax gelatinosus IL144 DNA region contains:
- the pmbA gene encoding metalloprotease PmbA, with the protein MTTSSAPGFAYRREQFQQIVDDVLSRAKKLGASDAGVEVSEGVGLSVSVRKGELENVERNQDKSLGVSIYLGHRRGNASTSDFSPAAIQRTVQAAYDIARFTAEDPVAGLPDEQDLATAEEAARDLDLFHPWAIDAAGAAELARRCEAAAFAVDRRITNSEGAGVSAQQSHFWAGNTRGFRGGYASSRHYLSVAPIASLPGRRHDMQRDAWYSSMRDASELASPEAVGRYAAERALSRLKSRRVATAEVPVLFESTVAAGLLGAYVQATSGGALYRKASFLHGCLGEKVLPAHVDIVEDPHAAKGKGSAPFDDEGVRTSGRRVVDAGVVQGYFLSSYSARKLGLRTTGNAGGSHNLAMTSRLTQPGDDLDAMLRRLGRGLFVTELMGQGLNYVTGDYSRGAAGYWVEDGRIAFPVHEVTIAGNLREMLAGIAAIGSDVYVQGSKAVGSVLIERMKLAGA; encoded by the coding sequence ATGACGACCTCCAGCGCCCCCGGCTTCGCCTACCGCCGCGAACAGTTCCAGCAGATCGTCGACGACGTTCTCTCCCGGGCGAAGAAGCTCGGCGCCAGCGACGCCGGCGTCGAGGTCTCCGAAGGCGTCGGCCTGTCGGTCTCGGTGCGCAAGGGCGAGCTCGAGAACGTCGAGCGCAACCAGGACAAGTCGCTGGGTGTCAGCATCTACCTCGGCCACCGCCGCGGCAACGCCAGCACCTCGGACTTCTCGCCCGCGGCGATCCAACGCACCGTGCAGGCGGCCTACGACATCGCGCGCTTCACCGCCGAAGACCCGGTGGCCGGTCTGCCCGACGAGCAGGACCTGGCCACGGCCGAAGAGGCCGCGCGCGACCTGGACCTGTTCCATCCCTGGGCGATCGACGCCGCCGGCGCCGCCGAGCTGGCGCGGCGCTGCGAGGCTGCGGCCTTCGCCGTCGACCGCCGCATCACCAATTCCGAAGGCGCCGGCGTCTCGGCGCAGCAGTCGCACTTCTGGGCCGGCAACACGCGCGGCTTCCGCGGCGGCTACGCCAGCTCGCGCCACTACCTGTCGGTGGCGCCGATCGCCTCGCTGCCCGGCCGCCGCCACGACATGCAGCGCGACGCCTGGTACAGCTCGATGCGCGACGCCAGCGAGCTGGCCTCGCCCGAGGCCGTCGGCCGCTACGCCGCCGAACGCGCGCTGTCGCGGCTCAAGTCGCGCCGCGTCGCCACCGCCGAGGTGCCGGTGCTGTTCGAGTCGACCGTCGCGGCCGGGCTGCTGGGCGCCTACGTGCAGGCGACCTCGGGCGGCGCGCTGTACCGCAAGGCCAGCTTCCTGCACGGCTGCCTGGGCGAGAAGGTGCTGCCGGCGCACGTCGACATCGTCGAGGACCCGCACGCCGCCAAAGGCAAGGGCAGCGCGCCCTTCGACGACGAAGGCGTGCGCACCTCGGGCCGCCGCGTCGTCGACGCCGGCGTCGTGCAGGGCTACTTCCTGTCGAGCTACTCGGCACGCAAGCTGGGCCTGCGCACCACCGGTAACGCCGGCGGCTCGCACAACCTGGCGATGACCAGCCGGCTGACGCAGCCGGGCGACGACCTCGACGCGATGCTGCGCCGCCTGGGCCGCGGCCTCTTCGTCACCGAGCTGATGGGCCAGGGCCTGAACTACGTCACCGGCGACTACTCGCGTGGTGCCGCCGGCTACTGGGTCGAGGACGGCCGCATCGCCTTCCCGGTGCACGAGGTGACGATCGCCGGCAACCTGCGCGAGATGCTGGCCGGCATCGCCGCGATCGGCTCGGACGTCTACGTGCAGGGCAGCAAGGCCGTCGGCTCGGTGCTGATCGAGCGCATGAAGCTGGCGGGCGCCTGA
- a CDS encoding TRAP transporter substrate-binding protein, with product MERRSFVRGAGLAGVLAAGSAPAIVHAQANIRWRLASSFPKSLDTIFGAAELFAKRVGEMSGGKFQISVHAGGELMPPFGVVDGVQNGTVEMAHTAPYYFVGKDITFALGTAIPFGLNSRQMTAWMYEGNGLTLMREFYAAYNIVNFPGGNTGAQMGGWFRKPITKLADMKGLRFRTVGVTGQVMERLGVVVQALPGAEIYQALEKGTIDAAEWVGPYDDLKLGFNKVAPHYAYPAWWEGGPQLDFFINSKAFAGLSAEYKAMVQAAASEAHVDMQAKYDARNPNALRQLVAGGTKLFRFPKDAMDEAFKQAMGLYAELSTKNPAWKKVYTDYSKFRSEQNLWWRFAEAGFDSYMQAQKI from the coding sequence ATGGAACGTCGTTCCTTCGTCCGAGGCGCCGGCCTGGCCGGCGTGCTCGCCGCCGGCAGCGCGCCGGCCATCGTGCATGCGCAGGCCAACATCCGCTGGCGCCTGGCGTCGAGCTTTCCGAAGTCGCTCGACACCATCTTCGGTGCGGCCGAACTGTTCGCCAAGCGTGTCGGCGAGATGTCGGGCGGCAAGTTCCAGATCTCGGTGCACGCCGGCGGCGAGCTGATGCCGCCGTTCGGCGTCGTCGACGGCGTGCAGAACGGCACCGTCGAGATGGCGCACACGGCGCCGTACTACTTCGTCGGCAAGGACATCACCTTCGCGCTGGGCACGGCGATCCCCTTCGGCCTGAACTCGCGCCAGATGACGGCCTGGATGTACGAAGGCAACGGCCTGACGCTGATGCGCGAGTTCTACGCCGCGTACAACATCGTCAACTTCCCCGGCGGCAACACCGGCGCGCAGATGGGCGGCTGGTTCCGCAAGCCGATCACCAAGCTGGCCGACATGAAGGGCCTGCGCTTTCGAACCGTCGGCGTCACCGGCCAGGTGATGGAGCGCCTGGGTGTGGTCGTGCAGGCGCTGCCCGGCGCCGAGATCTACCAGGCGCTGGAAAAGGGCACGATCGACGCCGCCGAGTGGGTCGGCCCCTACGACGACCTGAAGCTGGGCTTCAACAAGGTGGCGCCGCACTACGCCTACCCGGCCTGGTGGGAAGGCGGCCCGCAGCTGGACTTCTTCATCAACAGCAAGGCCTTCGCCGGCCTGTCGGCCGAGTACAAGGCGATGGTGCAGGCGGCGGCCTCCGAGGCCCACGTCGACATGCAGGCCAAGTACGACGCGCGCAACCCGAACGCGCTGCGCCAGCTGGTGGCCGGCGGCACCAAGCTGTTCCGCTTCCCGAAGGACGCGATGGACGAGGCCTTCAAGCAGGCGATGGGCCTGTACGCCGAGCTGTCGACCAAGAACCCGGCGTGGAAGAAGGTCTACACCGACTACTCCAAGTTCCGCAGCGAGCAGAACCTGTGGTGGCGTTTCGCCGAAGCCGGCTTCGACAGCTACATGCAGGCGCAGAAGATCTGA
- a CDS encoding TRAP transporter large permease, translated as MEFISANMAPIMFAGLVLFLLVGYSVAFSLAACGLVFGFIGIELGLLPPSLMQALPLRIFGILQNDTLLAVPFFTFMGLILERSGMAEDLLDTIGQLFGPVRGGLAFAVIFVGAMLAATTGVVAASVISMGLISLPIMLRYGYDRRVASGVIAASGTLAQIIPPSLVLIIMADQLGRSVGDMYKGAFIPGFVLTGLYVLYVIGVAFLRPAWVPALPAEARTIREDDGSSGLRSLGVLTLVSLAAAIAFAKTRPDEMPTDELIVLSMSVGVGIAFALSVLNHVARARLLSRMAERVTFVLIPPLALIFLVLGTIFLGIATPTEGGAMGAVGALAMAVGRRRLSLPLLRQAMDTTMKLSCFVMFILIGSTVFSLTFQGVEGPKWVEHLLTGLPGGQVGFLIAVNVLIFVLAFFLDYFELAFIVVPLLAPVADKLGIDLVWLGVLLAINMQTSFMHPPFGFALFYLRSVAPAEDYVDRPTGRRIGRVTTGQIYRGAIPFVIIQIIMVALVIAFPNLVSGGLDKKAALDTSNIVIEAQPPAENRDDSTENLDDLFGTPASAPGK; from the coding sequence ATCGAGTTCATCTCGGCCAACATGGCCCCGATCATGTTCGCCGGCCTGGTGCTGTTCCTGCTGGTCGGCTACTCGGTCGCGTTCTCGCTCGCCGCCTGCGGCCTGGTCTTCGGCTTCATCGGCATCGAGCTGGGCCTGCTGCCGCCGTCGCTGATGCAGGCGCTGCCGCTGCGCATCTTCGGGATCCTGCAGAACGACACGCTGCTGGCGGTGCCCTTCTTCACCTTCATGGGCCTGATCCTCGAGCGCTCGGGCATGGCCGAGGACCTGCTCGACACCATCGGCCAGCTCTTCGGCCCGGTGCGCGGCGGGCTCGCGTTCGCGGTGATCTTCGTCGGCGCGATGCTGGCGGCGACCACCGGCGTCGTCGCCGCCTCGGTGATCTCGATGGGCCTGATCTCGCTGCCGATCATGCTGCGCTACGGCTACGACCGGCGCGTGGCCAGCGGCGTCATCGCCGCCTCGGGCACGCTGGCACAGATCATTCCGCCGTCGCTGGTGCTGATCATCATGGCCGACCAGCTCGGCCGCAGCGTCGGCGACATGTACAAGGGCGCGTTCATCCCCGGCTTCGTGCTCACCGGGCTGTACGTGCTCTACGTCATCGGCGTGGCCTTCCTGCGCCCGGCCTGGGTGCCGGCGCTGCCGGCCGAGGCGCGCACGATCCGCGAGGACGACGGCAGCTCCGGGCTGCGCTCGCTGGGCGTGCTGACGCTGGTCTCGCTGGCCGCCGCGATCGCCTTCGCCAAGACCCGGCCCGACGAGATGCCGACCGACGAGCTGATCGTGCTGTCGATGTCGGTGGGCGTCGGCATCGCCTTCGCGCTCTCGGTGCTCAACCACGTCGCGCGGGCACGGCTGCTGTCGCGCATGGCCGAGCGCGTGACCTTCGTGCTGATCCCGCCGCTGGCGCTGATCTTCCTGGTGCTGGGCACGATCTTCCTGGGCATCGCGACGCCGACCGAAGGCGGCGCGATGGGCGCCGTCGGCGCGCTGGCGATGGCCGTCGGGCGCCGGCGCCTGTCGCTGCCACTGCTGCGCCAGGCGATGGACACGACGATGAAGCTGTCGTGCTTCGTGATGTTCATCCTGATCGGCTCGACGGTCTTCAGCCTGACCTTCCAGGGCGTCGAAGGGCCGAAGTGGGTGGAGCACCTGCTGACCGGCCTGCCCGGCGGCCAGGTCGGCTTCCTGATCGCGGTGAACGTGCTGATCTTCGTGCTCGCGTTCTTCCTCGACTACTTCGAGCTCGCGTTCATCGTCGTGCCGCTGCTGGCGCCGGTGGCCGACAAGCTGGGCATCGACCTCGTCTGGCTGGGCGTGCTGCTGGCGATCAACATGCAGACCTCGTTCATGCACCCGCCGTTCGGCTTCGCGCTGTTCTACCTGCGCAGCGTGGCGCCGGCCGAGGACTACGTCGATCGCCCGACCGGGCGGCGCATCGGGCGAGTGACGACCGGGCAGATCTACCGCGGCGCGATCCCGTTCGTGATCATCCAGATCATCATGGTCGCGCTGGTCATCGCCTTCCCGAACCTGGTCTCGGGCGGGCTGGACAAGAAGGCCGCGCTGGACACCAGCAACATCGTCATCGAGGCCCAGCCGCCGGCGGAGAACCGCGACGACAGCACCGAGAACCTGGACGATCTGTTCGGCACGCCGGCCAGCGCGCCCGGCAAGTAG
- a CDS encoding TRAP transporter small permease subunit: MSALLRLSRLIDALNEFVGRHLAWLVLAMVLISATNAVARKVFAASSNAFLEIQWYLFAAVFLLAAGYTLLRQEHVRIDVVLGRFTRRTQVVVESVCILLFLMPFGFLVIDLVLPLVVKAYETQEMSSNAGGLIRWPVYALVPAGFSLLMLQGISELIKRIAFLRGQAPDPGRRGKDKSDEEELAAFLREQAEGAKK; encoded by the coding sequence GTGTCCGCCCTACTCCGCCTGTCCCGGCTGATCGACGCGCTCAACGAGTTCGTCGGCCGCCACCTCGCCTGGCTCGTGCTGGCGATGGTGCTGATCAGCGCGACCAACGCCGTCGCACGCAAGGTCTTCGCCGCCAGCTCGAACGCCTTTCTCGAGATCCAGTGGTACCTGTTCGCCGCCGTGTTCCTGCTCGCCGCGGGCTACACGCTGCTGCGCCAGGAGCACGTGCGCATCGACGTCGTGCTCGGTCGCTTCACGCGCCGCACCCAGGTCGTCGTCGAGTCGGTGTGCATCCTGCTCTTTCTGATGCCCTTCGGCTTTCTCGTCATCGACCTGGTGCTGCCGCTGGTCGTCAAGGCCTACGAGACCCAGGAGATGTCGTCCAACGCCGGCGGCCTGATCCGCTGGCCGGTCTACGCGCTGGTGCCGGCCGGCTTCTCGCTGCTGATGCTGCAAGGCATCTCCGAGCTCATCAAACGCATCGCCTTCCTGCGCGGCCAGGCGCCCGACCCGGGGCGGCGCGGCAAGGACAAGAGCGACGAGGAGGAACTCGCCGCCTTCCTCCGTGAACAGGCCGAGGGGGCGAAGAAGTGA
- a CDS encoding TIGR01244 family sulfur transferase — translation MNAPALRAIAPDVYVAPQLSPEAMAEAASAGFRSVINNRPDHEHGPGQPSSAEIETAARAAGLEYRHLPVDGGYQSPEEIAACAALLRELPRPLLMFCRSGSRSARLYQLATAL, via the coding sequence ATGAACGCCCCAGCCCTGCGCGCGATCGCCCCAGACGTCTACGTCGCTCCCCAACTCAGTCCGGAAGCGATGGCCGAGGCGGCCAGCGCCGGGTTCAGGAGCGTCATCAACAACCGGCCCGACCACGAACACGGGCCCGGTCAACCCAGCAGCGCGGAGATCGAGACCGCGGCCCGCGCGGCGGGGTTGGAGTACCGGCACCTGCCGGTCGACGGCGGCTACCAGTCGCCCGAAGAGATCGCCGCCTGCGCCGCGCTGCTGCGCGAGCTGCCACGGCCTCTGCTGATGTTCTGCCGCTCCGGCAGCCGGTCGGCACGGCTGTACCAGCTGGCCACGGCCCTCTGA